A segment of the Hippopotamus amphibius kiboko isolate mHipAmp2 chromosome 8, mHipAmp2.hap2, whole genome shotgun sequence genome:
TCAAACTATACTAtaattaattctttaatatttgaCTCCTCCAATAGACTGTGCATTCCATCATGTCAGGGATGGTGTGTACTTTATCTTCGTGAAAGCagtgtgggatggatggatggatggacggatggatagatagataaatggatagcCTTTGAGACAATTGAAATGCTACTTTGGTTTACCCCAGAACTTCCCAGCATGTGTTCTGTCTTACagacattttctgaaaaagaaaagaaatattacattttacattCACTCCTTGAAGATTTATAACTCATGAAACATATAAAAGGCTCTGAAAATTCCTGTTTAAGAAATAGACTTGAAAGAAACAGATCTGTAAGAAATAGATTTGTCTTTATTTAACTTAGTGTTTTTCAAAAAGAGACTGGTGTTTAACCTGAATGAATTTCCACTTGGTAAAAACTCAGGCAGAGCATCAaagtaaagtgatttttttaaaaagatcaagtAACATGGGAAAGACATTCTGGGAATAGAAAGGCTACCTGTCTGCTGATTTCTTCGGCCAGGATTGATGCCCCTTTATAGCTTCTCTCATCCGTTTGACGACAAAGACTCCTCCTGCAGCCGTCAGCCGCAAGATAGGCATGGGGGCAGCTGCTGGTACACAGCCATCAGTTGGTAAATCAGACACAGCAATGATAGCCTTTAGATGTTTTGCTTTTCAGCCTAAGGATAACAAGCTGATTCAAGATCCAATCCAAGtagttcagtttcctcatcaattaaaaacaattagATATGAAGAATGACTAAGGATGTGGCAGATTTTGTGATGCAAGGGCCTGAGTTCTTAGTTAGCCTTGAACATTTTGATTTCTGGACTTTGATGAACTTGAATAACCTGGGGAAATTTTTTTGAAACAGTATTTTGAGGCTCAATTTGActcaattttctttgtttctacctATTTCTAAACATTACACGTAGCCTGTaccctgtgcctttttttttgagttattcGTAATTTTCATGGCTAATGTGCATTCTTTTGTCCATTTCTGATAGTGATACTCTGTTAACCACCTTTCAAATGGAGTGCCACTTTCTTGTTGCAGGAAGTCCATCTGGCCATGCAATGGGCTCATCATGTGTCTGGTATGTCATGGTGACAGCTGCCCTCGGCCACACCATCCATCGGATGGATAAGTCACTCACCACTCTGCACAGGTCAGCTTGGCTCCAGTCTCTGTAGCCCTAGAACATGACAGTTTTAAAGAcagaaagtctttttaaaaattcagtttagtGTATTTTTAGCCGTTGAAATGTGCTTATTCAATTCTATCATAGCCAAAATAgcaaaatgaatagaaaattaatattttgctttaaGATAATACCCTCATTAGTTCACAGCGATTACCACATTATAGGGTTGGAAATGTTTAATTGATTAATGACTTTCTAAATGTGCCTTTGGGTTTCCACAGTACAATAATCGCTTTGGTAGCTCATAAATAAGTCATCTAAAATTATATAAGGAAATATTTATGCATGCACATTCCTTCGCTTTAAGATTAACTAGAAATTTTGAGAAGCATCATTGCCCTTGAATGCATCAGTTACTTTCATATAATTATGCTTTCTTCTTTGAATACCCAATGATTTTAACaccaataaaatatattctaacttTAAAGACTATGCAAGCTTTTTAACTAAAAACATTCTAGAGGCAAACTTAAATTTGAATGTTAGTAGATTGAATGTTAGTAGACTTATAACATTCAAAAAGGCCTAGACCTTTAAGattattcaaaatttttgtagaattagactttttccttcttgtctttCCTGATATACTTTAGCTACCATTACAACAATTCTGAGTACCGCATTAATCATAAATTATTAGGCTACCCGAGGCAAGATTTGTCAGTTAATTGCATAAAAAATACTATAACATACACCAttatataaaagttctttataataaaaaatttccaaGATCCATCTCATATTCCACTTTTTAGAGTAATATTGGGTAATATGCAAAACAACTGAAGGAATTTGGGCATCATTAAAGTTTATCCTAGTGAGACTGTGACCTGTATGCCTTAAGGTGTCCATTATCCaacccaaaacaacaacagcagaaaGCTGTTGTAACTTAAAGAAATTAGAATTTTCTATCCATAGGCAATTTTTCAAAGTAGGAACCTAGCTAAGCCTCACCTTTTCTCTGTAGTTCACTTTCTCCTCCAGTTCCCAAACCTGGAAAATTATCTGTTCCTTCTAAAAGACATTCCCTTGACTTTTCTTTGATTCTTATAACTGGAACATTTCCTTCATCCATCAAAGTGTATTGAGTGCCCACACCTTACCTGACTGTTACCACATCCTTATTGATTCTTCTTGCATACCGATAACCCCTGCTTACTTTCTCTTTGGAACTCTTGTTTCTCTCTACTCTTTAACTTTTCAACAACCAAAATTCGGTCCTGTTATCAGGAACAAATCATTCAGAGCCCTCAAGGATCCCTAGAACTCATTactgctaattcttttttttattaaaacgATGCACATTGCTTggatgtaaatatttttgtaagttttCTGCACACTGCTGCTTCTCATCCAACACGTAAACCCCGTAGGTCACTTTTCTGTCACTTATTTTCTGCGTCAGAAAACAAGGAGCCAGGACTCTTGAGAGTCTGCGCAATTAAACGCAGTGAAAACTTGCCCTTGATGGAGTGCTCGTGTGCTTTTCATCAGAGTGGCAGCTGCCCCTCCAGTGAGTTTTCTTCACACAAAGAGAGgttgagagaggaaagaggaggcaCATATGACAGGGAGTAAAAATACATACAATTCACTCTTGATCGTCGTGGATTAATAATTCCCCCAAACTTGAATTTCCCATACGTCATTCAAATAATTATCAGGATGCCATGTTGGCTTCcttttagatttaaaaatctcAGGATGTAGCACTGGTTAAGCTTAATGCATTGATAAATGTAGAAACATCCGTTAAAAGTTTTCTAATCCTATGGagtgcaaaaaaaatttttttgaacaaaACCTCTAGAATCGTGATATTGTATCACAGCGAGAAGAGTCCTCTGAGAAAGATCATCCGGTGTCACCCTCCCCCCATTTTTATGAGTGACACAATCTCTTTGCTGTTTATGCTTGTATCTGTTCTTCCGTCGTAGACTGACCTGGTCATTTCTTTGGAGTCTTTTCTGGTTGATTCAAATCAGCGTCTGCATCTCCagagtgttcatagcaacacatTTCCCTCATCAAGTTATTCTTGGAGTAATTGGTGGTAAATATGATCACTTACCTTAgctgtgtcattgaaagcttttgtgtcatttattttatgttgtcAGAGTCTCCCTGCTAATCAGTTCCCCGATCTCGGGTAATTCTATCAGCCACTGATATTCAGTGCTACCCTGGGAGCCCAAGTGCTTCCACACGGCCCTCAGATCCTCTCAAATCCTCCATGGACACAGTGGCACCTTCTCACTCAATAGAAGAAACGCATAACCTCTTAGTGAGATGGGCTTCTCTGAAGGGTGGCTGGAGCTGAGTCCAACTCCCAAACCACCACTCAGGACAGCGTGCCTGTGTCTTGGCTTGGGGACTTAATAACAGCCTTCCAACCTGCATATCGTGCCACTCTCTCTgaaacacctgctgtgatcattACCTGACTGCGGATCTCATTCAGCAGCTGCTTTGGATTTCTGTTGCAGCGTTCACCCTGATGGAGTTTCCGCTGCTCAGACTCACGTACCTTTCAAAGGCTCTCTCTGTGAATTGGCTATGGCAATTAGAAATATTAATTGCAAGCGCCTAGATCAGTGCTCTGCTTGTAAAGTGGGTTGTCACTCAGTGCCCTGGACTCCTGAAAGATCCCCCTGCGCTAACGTGGATGGCGAAAAGACTGTGGGGCAAGTGTGGTTTTAGTTACTGCCTTTATAAAGGCTTTGGAAAATGGATAGAACCTAGGTTTCTACAGCCCTTTATCATTGAAAACTATGGCTATGTTTTTTTAATGCAGCGAGGCCGAGGGACTCAAAGGCACGTAGTTTTATCTTCAGTGTCTCTTTCCAATTCCCAGGCATGCTCGTGGCAGAGGCCTTTGAACACACTCCAGGCATCCAAACAGCTAGCCTGAGCACGTACCTGAAGAccaacctcttcctcttcctgtttgCACTTGGCTTTTACCTGCTTCTCAGACTGCTTGACATTGATCTGCTGTGGTCCGTGCCCATAGCCAAGAAGTGGTGTGCCAACCctgactggatccacattgacaCCACGCCTTTTGCTGGACTCGTGAGAAACCTCGGGGTCCTCTTTGGCTTGGGCTTTGCGATCAACTCGGAGATGTTCCTTAGGAGCTGCCAAGGGCAAAACGGCTACCGGCTGAGCTTCCGGCTGCTCTGCGCCCTGGCCTCGCTGACGACGCTGCAGCTCTACCGTTTCATCAAGATCCCGACTCACGcagagtatttgttttatgtgctGTCTTTCTGTAAAAGTGTGTCCATCCCACTGGTGGTGGTTGCCCTGATTCCCTACTGTATTCACATGTTAATGAAACCAGGTGAAAAGAGGGTCGATTAGCATTGTGCGGAGGGTTGATGCTGTGTGGCCCGGGCTGACCTCCTCCATCCTCCTGCAGGACCAcagggcagggagaggctggAGCCTTCCATTTGGAGGTGACCAAATGGCAGCCACAGGACCCAATCCGCTCACTCACGTACACGTTTAGTTTGGCCTTTGGCGTGTTTATCtttatgttttcctattttagattagttgccaacatttaaaaagcagGATATTTGACACAAACATCTGAATTTCTGTGTTTTCCTGAAAAATCTGACTATATGGTAACACAGGGCCTGCATTCCCACCTGGAGACAATCCAATGTTGCTAACCCTCCCCTGTAGGAGACACACACTCCACTCGCTGTCACAGTTTTCCGCACCCTGCAGGGCCCCGGTAACAGATAACTTTATCATCTGTAAGTCAGGCGGCTTCTGGCTCCTGCGGGCATTTTAATGGCAGTCAGATCTGATCCCCTCAGTGCtcagataaggaaatggaagtTTGTTCAGGTGAAAAAAACTGTTATCACACCACCATCAGAACAGGAATTAGAATCCAGTCTTCTGACATGTATTTCCATGACACTATGTTTTGTTTCTTCAAGAGGTGAAAATCTGTAAGAATGAATGCTTTTACATAGGTTCTATGATGCTTGCCATGTAAATCAGCTATTTTTCCAGAAATGACATTAAAATACCATATCCTGTTTGACTTACACCATGCAGGCAGGGTCTTGATGGGGCCAGCAGAAGCTCTAGTTATGGTTACACAtccacaggaaaggaaacaggcCAGGTTAATGTCTGGACTTGAATCTCTGCTTAACTCCTGGTCGCTGTTTTATGGTAGTGCTttccaatattttaataaattctgcTGAAGATGCTCGCTGTAGAACATAATTtaccccccctcaaaaaaaaaggtttatctCTTCATTATGACATTCTTATACTTTCTTTTCAGGAGCTAATTTTTCAAAACCAGCGAAATCAAGTGCCTTCCTCAAGGTCATACCCTAACCCAGGGAAAACTATGAAATATGTATGTCTATCAGCTGGGTTCTGTGTATACTGAACTGTGATGAAAAAAATCCACagctttattttagaaaattattattgATGGAATATTAATATACTAAAAATTTTTTCAGTAAAGTTTTTTCCCCTCACTGGAGTTAGTAATTCTGGACTTTACGTTGATAATTACATCATTTCAGTCAAGTACATTCTGAGTCAGATTTTGCTACATATTGTATTGACCTGTGACCCACCACAATGCTTTATGTAACTCTTTTCAAGAATACCAGTGCATGAATTATTTCAGATGATGACATATCAAATAATCCATAAATGTGTAGGAAAACTGCTATTTGACAAAGTATTAGCTGAGGCTAACAGAACCTCTCAAGATCAAACAATTGGTCCCTATCTAAGTGTATTTATAGAGTATAAGCTGTTGCTTTTACAAAACACACTTAATAGCTTTTTATAAAAAAGCTAACTGAACTTGATTTCCATGGTTGAGTGATTCCTAAGCAAGAAGCTGAGATGAAGAAAGATGATCTTAAGAATGAAATTTGTTTCCTGCCCATGGGACACTTGGGTGAAAGA
Coding sequences within it:
- the G6PC2 gene encoding glucose-6-phosphatase 2 isoform X1 produces the protein MDFLHRNGVLVIQHLQKDYRAYYNFLNFMSNVGDPRNIFSIYFPLWFQLNQTVGTKMIWVAVIGEWFNLIFKWILFGHRPYWWVQETRIYPNHSSPCLEQFPTTCETGPGSPSGHAMGSSCVWYVMVTAALGHTIHRMDKSLTTLHRLTWSFLWSLFWLIQISVCISRVFIATHFPHQVILGVIGGMLVAEAFEHTPGIQTASLSTYLKTNLFLFLFALGFYLLLRLLDIDLLWSVPIAKKWCANPDWIHIDTTPFAGLVRNLGVLFGLGFAINSEMFLRSCQGQNGYRLSFRLLCALASLTTLQLYRFIKIPTHAEYLFYVLSFCKSVSIPLVVVALIPYCIHMLMKPGEKRVD